Sequence from the Aspergillus nidulans FGSC A4 chromosome III genome:
ACTTTCGTAATATACGTCACATCGGCCTAGAGCTGCAAATAGCTCAAAATGGTACGTCTTCGCCGTCAATTCCACTCGTTATTTCGAGCAGCTGTAGCGGGAGTTGGACTGACTTCCCTCCTTGTCCGGGGGTCTAGGCGGCTGCTCAAGTTATTTCGAATTCTGGTCATGATGACATGATCGTAAGTTGACCATCTACGTTGTATAACCGATGCTGTCTCTGGTCTGACTCAGCTTGCGGTAGCACGATGCGGGCCTCGATTACTACGGACGCCGATTGGCGACATGCTCATCCGACAAGACGATAAAGATATTCGAGATTGAGGGTGACACGCACAAACTTGTCGAGACTTTGAAAGGGTGAGCGTACCCAACCCATATAGTCGAAACCAGTCAATTGCTGATGCTATTCCAGCCACGAAGGTCCTGTATGGTGTGTCGAATGGGTACGTACAACGGGGCAACCGTCGCAATGGAGCATCAAACATACCTACAAACAATGGTGGACTAACTCGTGCCTTTCGACATGACAGGCACATCCCAAATTTGGTACAATTCTCGCGTCCTCATCATATGACGGCAAAGTGCTCATCTGGCGCGAACAACATCAAAGCTCCACTGCCCCTATTGGCAGCGGTGCCTGGACGAAAGTCTTTGATTTCTCCCTTCACACCGCCTCTGTGAACATGATTTCCTGGGCCCCTCATGAAACTGGATGTCTTCTCGCCTGTGCTTCATCTGATGGTCATGTCTCCGTCCTCGAATTCCGCGATAATAGCTGGACCCACCAGATTTTCCACGCTCACGGTATGGGCGTCAACTCCATCAGCTGGGCCCCTGCTGCCTCTCCCGGTAGTCTGGTCAGCTCAAACCCTGGTATTGGACAGCAGCGGAGATTTGTAACCGGCGGTAGTGACAATCTACTTAAGATTTGGGATTACAAG
This genomic interval carries:
- the sec13 gene encoding GTPase-activating protein SEC13 (transcript_id=CADANIAT00006147), giving the protein MAAAQVISNSGHDDMIHDAGLDYYGRRLATCSSDKTIKIFEIEGDTHKLVETLKGHEGPVWCVEWAHPKFGTILASSSYDGKVLIWREQHQSSTAPIGSGAWTKVFDFSLHTASVNMISWAPHETGCLLACASSDGHVSVLEFRDNSWTHQIFHAHGMGVNSISWAPAASPGSLVSSNPGIGQQRRFVTGGSDNLLKIWDYNPETKTYNATQTLEGHSDWVRDVAWSPSILSKSYIASASQDKTVRVWTADASNPGQWTSQVLEFDNVLWRVSWSPSGNILAVSGGDNKVSLWKENLRGQWEKVKDIEE